CTGTCACAAATCACAAATGTAGATGATGCCAAAATAATAAACGGGAAAAGAAAGCCCTGATgaaatttttacttaattaaataatataactgtaggacaaaaaaagaaatgaagaaacatACTGCAAATACAAAAATGATTCATAAGGCATTCAATGTAACATTTACAAGCAGGGTCGGAGATACTTTACAGGTACATTCTTCATTGAGATGTATGCGACTGTTGCATTTGTGCTAGAGCCCCAGACATGCATGCAACTCTAAACTTGAGCGATAATTTCGCATTCAAAATCTTTTGCCAGTTCCTCAAGCTCAAGAATCCCGTATGAAATTTGTCTAGTTgttcttcaatttaatctcGTTCACAATTTCACCTTTTCCCATTCAATCATCTGAGCCTTCTGCATTGGTTCGGGAATCACTGGGCTTGAGCCATCACCTACGTTGGCGTCCATGAAAGTTAATCCAATATTTTCTCACCAGTTGAAAAGAGGTTCCAGACCACTGTACCAACCAAGTAGAGCCCAACTGAAACCTTGAAAACATCATCCCAAGAACCTGAGATGGCAACGAGGGAGAGAAGGAATGCACAAGAATCAGATGGTGTAAAATTCAGAgtgttaaatttcaataaaggtGGTGAGTGAGCCACACAGGAATTGGCTGACGTAAATCTAAGTTTCTAAAGCAGACAAGAGCttgaattcaaaggcaactgttgACCAAGGCAATAAGAATCTAGCAGGGCAGCATGGCCAtttctctattcttttttctGCATTCATAAAATGAGGGCCCTGTTCACAGAAGTTCTCTTATCAGAAAATTTAATGGAAGCCTTACTTCTAGCTTCTGACATTTTGGCACTCTATTTTAgagattgaaataaatacatCACAATTTACAACTAGAGGGATTGAACCTTGATGCCCAAATAACTGTACTCCAAGAACGCAAATTCAGCACAAAATAGGCTACATTTTATGGCGAGTAATGCTAGGGGTGACAGTCATTAAATGGTCCTCAAGAGTGGGTCTTGAGTCCTCTCATGTTCTGAAGGGAACATGAGCAGTCACATTGCCTAATTATCTAGATTAGatgggattttaaaaaaaattgcaggtAGTTTAATTTTTGTCATCTTTAAATATGCTATAATCATGCCCATTCATATGAATTTGATGGTTTGGATTTAATGAACATGACAGAACATGAGAGAAAGGAACATGAAAGAATCTGAATTTGAAAGAGTGAACCTGCCATATTATGTCATTAAATAGAAAACATTTCACCTTATTAAAGGGTTACCACATTAGTAGGGACATAAGTAAAACTGTCTATTCCTACATCACAAAATGGAGGCAATCCTTTTTTCTCCTTTAGCTTTATATGGTTTGTTGAACCTTACACTAGACAATGGAAGGCAACAAAGAATTTGAATACGAGACCTCCAATTTGAAAAATCTAGGTTTACCCAAATTGTCCTCTTGAAAACAAGGACTTGATTCTAATGCACAGTTAGAAATAACTGCCTTCAAAACCATACCAAGGGTAATTTGAACAAAAACCTCAAGCTTAAATAAAATCGATCCAAATCCAGAATGACTAATCTAGTAGTGACTTGGACACCTTTGGCTTGTAGAaaatttcaaccttttaattgCTTTTCTTCAAATATAGTATGGCAGATATTAATGATTGAATTGTCTTACCAGCAACATAAATGCCAAGGATGAGTTCTTACCATGTTGCAAGATGTAACCAGTTGATGCAGTTCCAAACACCCCTGCCAATACTCCAGCAGTATTGGATAGACCAAGCAACACTCCCTGGatgataattagaaataaaaaataggaacaATTAAGTTATCATTCCGGGGAAATAGAAGCAATGACAGCACAACAATACAACAGCAACAGCCATGCAACATCAAATTTTCCAGACCCCTCAAAAGGCGCCTCATGATAGGTGATTCATGACAGcaattaaaacacaattaatagCCCCCACCACTAAACAAGGCAAATTTAGGACAACAGACAACAGCATTACAAGGATTGATACTCACAGAATATCGAGGAGCAATATCTTGATGGTTTGAATATAAACCAGACTGGGAAAACGCATCGGTTCCctgttgaagaaaaagaagcagtTAGTTTAAGAGCAGAGAATTTCGAAAAAATGTTCTTGTTTCACtcaagcaaaaaaagaaaaaggaaaaataataaaactctaaACTGAAATTTCTCTCTGTCAGGACAACTGAACTCCATGCATGGTCGCATAAATAGAACTTACAAGACAAACAAAAGAGCAGACAGATAAAATATACAGATGATAAACAGGGCAACCTCTTTGCACGTTAATACATATACTGTCTATTTCTACTTAAATTTGAAAAAGTCGAATAGTAGATGCAAGAACTACATTAGTTGTTCATGTCTTAATGTAAGAAGCATACCTGGCTGCATGCCATGCACAGAACAGCCATTGCAGGAGAATCAATGTGGCTCAGCTGAGTTAGGAAGAAGGCAGGGCCAAGAAAGCCAATTGATTGCATGATCTGCCAAGGAGGGCAAAGTGCATtaatgaacaaagaaaaaacattaaattaatagcACTTAGAAGCAAATAAAGCCAAGATGacgagaaagagagagaaagggacTGGTGAATTTAGCATCGCCTTTAGTGATACCTTACGGACCGTTGTTACAGATAAACCTTTGCTTACAAGAGTATCTGCAATccaccctcccaaatttgcaGAAAATGCCATTGTAAGCCAGGGTAAGACACAGAAAAGCCCAGATTCTGTAAGATTGAACTTCAAGACCTGCATGCCCAAAAGGAAATTGCGCTCAGCAGTTTTAACAATAGAATGGTAGCTTTTGTAAGCAATGTAATTGCAAGGCTGCAAGTGTCTTCTACAATTTTTCAGCAAGATGATAGCAAAACTGTAAGTCAAAGAGACAGTAGCATGTACTTCCGTGTTTCAATGTATTGTTAACAGAATTTGACAAGATGGAGGTTAAGGTACAAGATTGAttgaactgaaaataaaaggtgtaTCTTATAACAAGTACCTTTTTATGGTTTAATTCCTACCTGTACCTCACATTTTACAATGTGAGAAGATAACATCAACAAGGTTTTTAAAATCCTAAGCCAATCCACAACATTAAAGGGTGGCCTCATATCAAATGATTCACTTGACATAGTAGTTTCAAGGTTAGCCATCCAGTAGTAGCAAGTCACAACACCAACAAGTTTCTCTTTTCATGCAAGTGATACAAGGTTTCCCATTGATTCTCGACACTTTTCAATTTATGAAGATCTTGACAGTACATTATTTGTAGCTAATGGTTTCTAAGTTGACTTCTCTACCCATTAGCAAGCTAAGATAAAATTACTGACCGCTAATCATGCACAACAAGAATGCAGGCGAAATGTCACACGAAGAGTTTTAACTCTGAAAATTCACAAGATATCatataagatatattttaaatgataCAACAGACCCAGATCATTCAAGTTCATGTTGGAAAGAAAGACTTACTTGGTTATAATATGTTGGCATCCATGTAAGAAGAATAAATGTACCCCAGTTGTGACAGAAGTGGGACACTATCAGAGCCCATACAGGGGCTTTCGACAAGATCAGTCCCCAAGGAATCGATTTAACAGGTTCCTTGGAAGAACTGTTCGCAAAAATCAACTTCTTTTCTTCAGGCCGTAGCTGAGGATCATCAAGAGGTGAACTGTGTGCCTGTAGGTATAAAGAATGAAGAATGAACATCTTGAAAGGTGACACATTTTTTTACAGGGGAAGAGAACCcttaattaaaagcaaaatttaaatcagaaattataattttcatggaaagaaaaattaaaggctaaacaaaattttaatcatcTAGGCTGCCAAACTTCTTAATACCAAAAGCGTCTTGTAATAGGAATGGAATTTGAATCTACCATCTCTGTCCAAAAGTTGAAAAGAAACATgctaaatgaaaataatgataGTCTACAAAGTACAACAAGCATTTTTTACCTTACTGAGCCATGCAGCAAACCAAACTGTTCCTAGAGAACCAAAGGAGTAAAAGACCGATGGCCATCCAAACTGATGTATTAAGAATGGTGAAAAGGCCAGGCCAGTGACTGATCCAAGGTACATCCCACTATACACAAGCGCTAATGACCTACTCCTCTCTGATACAGGAACCCATTTGGACAGAATGGTATTCATGGCAGGCATCGCAACCCCCTGATACAGCACCAAACTAAATTAACAAACATCCACTGTAGAATACGACAAAAACGCTTGTTTGTCAATCAATAGTTTATCTAAATAACTTACCTCGCCAATCCCCATGAACGCGCGAACAATGAGTAGGAAGGGCAATCCAGCTTTAGCAGCAACAGGAGTAAGAGCCGTGGCAATGGACCACCAAATGACGCCAAATCCCAAAACCCTCTTCCCGCCCACTGTGTCCGCCCAAATGCCACCAGCAATCTATCaatcataaaaagaatataaaataaaattattagtaaGAAAATGTATAGTAATCTAGAGAGAGAGCTTGTTAAAGTTACCTGAGTGAGTAGGTAGCCCCAGAAAAAAGAAGACTGGATCAAACCGACAGTGGCTGGGTTCCAATTGTACTCGGCTGACATTGGTAGTATTGCAATGCTCATGTTTACCTGATTAACAGCATCTGCTCATGATTTACTTCTTAATTActccagaaaaaataaaaaataaattatgaacttCAAGAATTCTAATTTTTCTCCATAGTTAGAGTTAAGAGTACTGTTATCTCCTCTTTATGATAATTCAACATATAAAGGAAAATCAAAGCAGATATGAAAGAAACGAAATGAATGACAGCAACGTACTCTATCCATATTGCAAAGAAGAAAAGCCGAGAAACAGAGAATCACAATGACCCATCGTTTAGGGAACTCTTCCCACCACGGCACCGTACTATCCAGAACGGCATCGTCCAAAGCATCCTCCTCCAACTTCGCCGACTCCAAGATCTCATACCTATCCGACTTAACATCAGCATACACCTTCCCCGTCTCACCCCGACCCGAATTCCTCACCGAGACCCGAAAGACACAGCACCTTTGATCAGTGGGTAACCGGACTCGGAAATTAAGCGCCTCTCTAGGTCTTTTAGGGCACGAGATATCGGGAAGTGATTTTAGAGGGCGAAAAGGACGGTCGGTGAAGGAGTAGAGAAGAGCTCTAGTAGTGTTCATGGcgctggtggtggtggtgctgccGTGAGGAAGTGAGATTGTTAGTGCTCCTTCACCACATTTTCAGATAGGGAAGGAGAGCAGGATATTTTGAGTTTTGGAGGGAGGGATATTTATGGGGATTGGTGATTGTTTTCACATGTGGTGCTGTGTGATTGGAGAGGATTGGAGGATGAAAGGGCGGGGAGTTTTAACTCTTAACAGAGAACAATACAGTTGGTCGTTGGGTTATTTTGTGGGCTGAGCTAACAATCAAGTGTAGGCCCATTAGTTATTTGCTTAGTTTTGATTTCGACGGGCTTCGGTCAATAGAAAGTTAGAAACCAATCTAACATCAATGATGGGCTTAAACTTGGGTCCAAACTTCAAATGCTGGAGTCGTTTACTGTGGGCTGGTCGCTAGCTCCAGCTTCAAATGTTCTCCCCtcgttgttaattaattaaagcttACAGGAggaaaaatgttatttatatttttttttttagtagacaCGGAAAATGTTTTCAATGACTTATCCTTTTATGATACAGTGGCTCAACCATTAGTTGTTTGACTCAACTTCAACTCTACACGAATAAGTTAGTTCAAAGCAGAaggattgaaatattttatacacaTCTTATTAGTTTAATAAAGCTCATGAATAGAATGGTCAGAAACCGGGTAATGGTTTAACATGCATGAGTTTGATAGAACTGAGCGgtctagttttggtttttttttttttctaagcttGATATTTCTAAGCTCAATTACATTCTAAGCCTAAATATTTGTgaatctaataaaatattagacCCAACTTTTTTGATCATATCTTGTGATCTtatctaacaacttaagctattgaattgatatgtttttttaacacaaaccACCCAAGTAAAAggatttatgatatttattctcttattttacattttaaaagcactcattacataaaaaataaaagcaagtgtTATCGTTTTTAGAGTTTGATGTTCTTCCCTTTatttagtataattttttactttaaattcatTGACTTAATTGTTGGAGGATCtttaaatcctataaaaaaaactattttgcaAGAATTGAGAATTCTATCACCAATCCTCTActtttcttgtatatatataaaaaaaaaaattgaaatgaacatATGATTGTCTATTTTGTAGATAACTAAACACTATTCATGAGTATGTTTAATCCCTGAAGATCATTAAAAGCTATGccagttaaaataatttttttttttagttatagtcttaaaaatattgcttttaaagatattatttttattgctttcatCTCACATATGATCTCTGGAGATAAAAAGCGGTCctatttataatgttttgatataacttgtatatatcaatatatttgaaattcaaaGCAAGCGCAAGTGATAATTGCATGCGgtaatatatataaagcaacaAGAATATTTGCTTTTAATGCAGATCTTGAGCAAAAAATTAAGGGCGTCCCGTTTCAAAACAGTTGTACAAATAACACAGTACGATAAAGATTCTTCATTAATCTTGACACCCAGGTGGGTGCCCGATTATATACTTTAGTAAAATTGATTGCTAAAGCTTAGGAAAAGGATCGGAACTTGGGCCAAAAATATGAAAGGACAAAGGACACATTTGGTGATTTTAGGTGGCGATTAACCAACGAGGAGAAGCGTGTGCATgtgataaattatgttttagaattttatttaataatttaaatatatcatttaataacatattagaattttataattaagtagttatgaatttaaattttattatttttatttattttataaaaattaaatataaatggtgtataaaaattaaatataaatggtgtgattgtttcccggaaagtggtttccggaaattattttctaaagtttcttgtgtttgttcgtcattaaaaaagttggtcaacgaaaaacacttttcggtcaatgaaaaatactttctaatcaaagaaaaatttggtttggtttccagaaaagtattttctttttttattttggatgaaaaatactttttgaaaattgtgaaaaaatttagaaatatcatattatttgctgattatattaaatttgatcatcaaacttttaattgctatatatatatttgtttttttttttcaattttattctttaaaatttaatttttatataaattttggtccttatttttataattattatttacttttttcttattatttttaattgaaattttttatctatcaaatttaattcttatttttttattgttacttattttattttaaataatttatgaaatattaattattattattttaatttcttcaccttttaattttttaattttttaaatttaacctctattgttttgattattatttattttatttgagataatttatgaaattatatttttaaaaaatttcattgtcattcaattttttaatttgtaagatttgtttcttattattttaataaacttgaaaaaaatgaaacattcATAAGTTActttataattcatttttcatgacataaactaaacattgaaaaaaaaattttaacttatttttcattgcactaccaaacatcataaaataattcattttctaaaataaaactgATTTTCAGCAAATAAACAGGGCTAAATAGTAttaatttatgtaaattttaaatttaaaaaataatttaaattattaaattgaattaattaccTGACAATCGGCATTCAAGAACAAGAGAAAACTCTGCAACGCTTTGTGAAATATAATTGAGaatctaatttttaaactaGACTTTGAAATGAAACATTTTGTAAGCCATAAGCAAGCATCTTATCAGATAAGATCGTGTTGGATATCTGTCCGCGCTCTGTCCACATCATTTTGCCGGCTTGGGTGTGTGTCGTAAAAATAAGAGCATGGGTGTGTGGGGCCCAAACGACAGCACTGGgatttttaacatatattttaatcttaaattaaattaaaatggtcACCAATCAACcttctttaattaaaacaatgtcGGCATCTTTCTTTTATGAGACTGCTGGGAAGAGAAGTAAAGAGTAAGGAACTGGGAACCGaggcttttttattattattattattagttgagTCAACAAAATGTTCAAAGTCAATTTTAATCACTGcccttttttttcatgtggGGTTATCAACGTGCTGTAGATGCTGTTGAACTGTTGAGTCAACAAAATGGTTAAAgtcaattttttgattttttatttaaaattactttttatgtttttaatcattttaagatactaatattaaaaaatatatattattttaatatatttttaaataaaattattttaaaaaataattatattttcacatTACCTAAATataatcatttgatttgatAGCCAATAAGCTAGTTTAAGGCGACATTTATCAAAAGGTTATTAATGTTGTCAGCGGCATAAAGTTTGTTCCGAACTCACTCGAGTCTTGGTCTCGATGATAGCTATTTGTCACCGCCAGCAGCTGCTTATGATCCTCTTTCAGTTAGAAGCATGTTTGAGTATGtttttgagattgttttttttaagtattttttatttaaaaatatattaaaataatattttttatttttttaaaattatttttaatatcagtatattaaaataatttaaaaatattaaaaaaatattaattttaattttttaaaaaatattattaaaatacaaaaaacaaataaatttttattcaaataaaaaaaacataatgataTCAATGACTAATGTCGTGTCACAACCCAGCAATTATTATATTTAGCCTGACAACGATGGTAATGAAGTTATCCATCACACGCATGATTTTTGTGAAGGGTTTTAGGATAATGTGTTGGACACAAAAGCTCTTTTATTTCGACAATGCATGATGATAATCAAATTAATACATGTTTCCACCATACTCTCTTAAATTTTGACTTCTCTGTCAACTATAATTTTGAGTGTGTTTTTATACCCTTTTTTTACGATATTGTATAGAGTTTTCAGCTCCCAAACAAAGTCAATGAGCATATATGTAtctgtatttttaaaagcatgGATGGAAGTGtgtttgtgattgatttttaaagtattttttatttgaaaatatatcaaaataatattttttttattttttaaaaaattatttttgatatcaacacattaaaataatataaaaacactaaataattattaatataaatatatatttttattttatttaacttatttaaGCGGAATTACTCCACTGGAAATTTCTTTGTAAATTGTACATGTCTCTAGATTTTacaacaagaaaagaagatgaTTTTGCCCATATCTACTACCATGGTATGAGTAGTGTTtgataatatgatatttattgttttttaaaatatttttatttataagggtattaaaataatattattttattttaaaaataaatgtataaaaaaatgttaaaataaaataaaaaaatttaaaagcaatTTTATTACCGCACAAACAAAGACACTGTTAATAAACGTGAGACACAGAGGGATCGGGAGAATATTTATCGGCCAAATAAAAAGATAGTGCTGGCCCACTTCAAAAGCAAGACAGTCCTatcatgtggcccacataaaatCTTGGCTTTGCCTTCCAATATATCGCGAGTTGAGGGGAAGGaagcaaaataaaacaacattaataataacaacaataataagaaaaaacaccAATATTGCTACTGCCTTCTGCAGGGAAGACGTAAGAATGGCTACCCAGCACCAACTTTGATATTTGTGTTAAACCGAAAACGACCCGTCAACTAGCTGGGTTGGTTTCTGTTGTGATTTTGAAAGATAATGTACCTGCCCGATTGACCATCGAAGCAAATCAATACCAAGTTGTTATCATGGTTGAGCTGACAAATTCAGCAAATTATAACATACTTTGGATTCAATTTACTTGGAATTACCTGCCTCTTTGACGACTTTGTGTTAGCTTAATATCCAGTGCTAGTGCAACGTTATATCAAGCTAATCACGGTTGCTTTCTCTGCGTCAGCTCATGTGGAAAAGCTAACTTGATTACCTCTCTTCTCTATCCTCTTACCTCATCACACTAGTTCTTTCAACTGTTTCTGGGTATGATTCAACAATGTAATTGGAAGTTTCAAGACAAAGTTGCTCACACACTGAGGGGCACTAATTAAAACAACTTTCTCGAATATGGATTTTCTGTAAATGACTCGAAAAAACTTTCACAAGATTACTTCTTAAGATTCTTCATTTGATTCTTGGTCACTGCTGCTTTTAGGACAGAGGATCAGATTCGTCGTTGCTGTTGTTAAAAATTGTAACTAAAGGCTGAGCATCTGCAAGAGATCATGTGTTTCGTGGTCATGTATATGCTATATGCATTGGATTCTCCTTGAGAGCAGGGGAAGAGCGGCAGTATCTGTGTTCATAAGCAAATTGTGAGGAATCGACACTCAAATTCATGTTGTTACGATCTGTAAGAGgcagaaagaaaatataaaaacaagataagTTTGTCTGCTTAACGAGGAACCCCTGCACGTGTGGAGATAGCCACGTTCATCTCTTATCTAGGAGTTTGAATTACGCCTCCGATAACAATATATAATAAGGTACCATATATCAGTATTTGCAGTTGCAGTTGCAGTTGCATCATCAGCATTAGAGGACTCCACATGCCAAGCCCGCCTTTCTTGCTTCCTCTTAATAATTTGCCCTATCTCCTCACCGATCCCGAGAGAAAACAAGGTCTCGATGTTTATGCCTCTCGCACACAGCCATATCAACCTTAATTACCCCGGCAACTTTGCAATGCTGGAgaaatattaacttaaaaaaaataatttaaattaaaaaaaaaatggtattttgACTGCTGACAAACACCCTAAATAGAGTGTAAAACGTCAATATATAGATGGGAAGAAAGCTTGGATAAGattaacatttttcttggaattATTGGGAGTTACTTTTcgataaaaaatgatttcaacTGAACTCAGCTGTAATGATATTTTCTGCTTTGATCCTCATTATCATCTAAAAAACTAGAACGATAAAGTATCATGCTGTGCCCCacacatgaaagaaaataaatatgacaaTATATGCCATGAAGTTGCGTTCCACCTACTCTTAACTTTATTCTTCCATGCCCCCACCCTTAATGTCAGCTTCCTCTACAttcattctttctttcctttgctATACTTTCTCCCTTGCTTCTTCCATCATTCCTTCTCACATGACTCCCCCTCTCTCTAGGACAGGAATGCCGATGTCCTGAAGAATTACCAGAGCTCAAGCTGATTCCAAAATTAAACAATGGCAACCAATAGAGGTTCAGTCTTCAACAAattcctctctttctttatcCTTCTTCTCCATCTTGGTTGCTTTATTTTCAAAGCCAAATTAGATGATCGCCAACCAGCCAAGAAACGCAAGAAAGTCTCTCCTCTCGCtcccatttcttcttctcattcTCGCCTGAAACCCCACAAAGCTCTCTCTTCCTCTTGGTCCTACCTCAAAAGCATTTTCTCTGGTAAAACGTCCAAAACCCAAACTCAACCTGCAGCTCCGATTCTAACCTCAGCAAGATCATCACAACAATCCATTGTCTCCATGATCCTATCTGATCAAACTCACTTGCCCGAACTTCCACCAAGGAAAAAGTCAACTGGGTCCTGCGAAGAATCCGATATCTCTACAGATCACCAATTCTTTCCTTTGAGAAATGATATTTTTCCATGCACAGCTTGCGGTGAAGTTTTCCAGAAACCTCAGCTTCTTGAACAGCATCAAGCTATCAAACATGCTGTCACACAGCTTCTAGACGGTGATTCAGGCAAGAATATAGTCGATATCATATTTAAAACTGGATGGTCTTGCAAAGAGAAGAGCCCAGAAATCCGTAGGATTTTGAAGATCCATAATAGTCCAAAGATATTGTCAAGATTTGAGGAGTACAGAGAGTTTGTCAAAGCCAAAGCAGCGAGAAACAGTCCTATCAAGAGACGAGATGAGAGGTGCATTGCTGATGGTAATGAGCTCTTGAGGTTTTACTGCTCAACTTTTATGTGTGATTTAGGACTGAACAGGGATTCTAGTATTTGTAACCAGCAATATTGCAGTGTTTGTGGGATAATCAAGTCTGGTTTCTCACCGAAGATGGATGGAATTTCTACACTGTCTACTAGCTGGAGAGCACACATGGCGTTCCCTGAGGAGATCGAAGAGGAGTTCAAGTTCATGAACGTGAAACGGGCTATGCTAGTTTGCCGGGTCGTGGCGGGTCGGATCGGGTGTGATCTGGAGGAGGATATAGACAAGCAGGATAGTGGGTCTGATTCTGTCCTGGGAAGGGGTGGCAGTGGGATCCACACGAGGTTGGACGAGGAGGAGCTGTTGGTGTTTAATCCAAGGGCTGTGCTTCCCTGCTTTGTTATTGTATATACTGTGTGAGTGTGATCATGGTAATAGCGTATGATCCCTTCtgcttgtgtttttaattttgatggatTTGTCAAGTGTGATGTGTGGTGGTGATCATGGCTTTTGATTTTACATTTTTACTTGATCCGTGAATGTGACCAAAACATGGTCAGTTGGTCTCGACCCCATTAACCCAGAGAGTAGATGCTGTATAATGTTAGTTGCGGATTAATTTCTCCTGATTTGCTtctgatttattattattattattattattattattattattattattattattattatactcatAATTATTATCAAGGGCTATAACCCCCATGGAAATAGCTACTGTCACGTAAGAGACAACTTAAATGTAATGTAAATAACCTTCCATTTGGACAACAAACAACTTGGTGTGTTAATTTGTGAGTTTTTagcattattaattttgtacTTCATTAAGTCAATTATTGATATGATTTGGAATTGTCctgacaagaaaaaagaaaaaggtgttcTTGTTCAATTTAACAATGCGGTGTCG
This genomic interval from Populus alba chromosome 1, ASM523922v2, whole genome shotgun sequence contains the following:
- the LOC118032896 gene encoding probable anion transporter 1, chloroplastic isoform X2 codes for the protein MSIAILPMSAEYNWNPATVGLIQSSFFWGYLLTQIAGGIWADTVGGKRVLGFGVIWWSIATALTPVAAKAGLPFLLIVRAFMGIGEGVAMPAMNTILSKWVPVSERSRSLALVYSGMYLGSVTGLAFSPFLIHQFGWPSVFYSFGSLGTVWFAAWLSKAHSSPLDDPQLRPEEKKLIFANSSSKEPVKSIPWGLILSKAPVWALIVSHFCHNWGTFILLTWMPTYYNQVLKFNLTESGLFCVLPWLTMAFSANLGGWIADTLVSKGLSVTTVRKIMQSIGFLGPAFFLTQLSHIDSPAMAVLCMACSQGTDAFSQSGLYSNHQDIAPRYSGVLLGLSNTAGVLAGVFGTASTGYILQHGSWDDVFKVSVGLYLVGTVVWNLFSTGEKILD
- the LOC118032896 gene encoding sodium-dependent phosphate transport protein 1, chloroplastic isoform X1 gives rise to the protein MNTTRALLYSFTDRPFRPLKSLPDISCPKRPREALNFRVRLPTDQRCCVFRVSVRNSGRGETGKVYADVKSDRYEILESAKLEEDALDDAVLDSTVPWWEEFPKRWVIVILCFSAFLLCNMDRVNMSIAILPMSAEYNWNPATVGLIQSSFFWGYLLTQIAGGIWADTVGGKRVLGFGVIWWSIATALTPVAAKAGLPFLLIVRAFMGIGEGVAMPAMNTILSKWVPVSERSRSLALVYSGMYLGSVTGLAFSPFLIHQFGWPSVFYSFGSLGTVWFAAWLSKAHSSPLDDPQLRPEEKKLIFANSSSKEPVKSIPWGLILSKAPVWALIVSHFCHNWGTFILLTWMPTYYNQVLKFNLTESGLFCVLPWLTMAFSANLGGWIADTLVSKGLSVTTVRKIMQSIGFLGPAFFLTQLSHIDSPAMAVLCMACSQGTDAFSQSGLYSNHQDIAPRYSGVLLGLSNTAGVLAGVFGTASTGYILQHGSWDDVFKVSVGLYLVGTVVWNLFSTGEKILD
- the LOC118032897 gene encoding uncharacterized protein; this translates as MATNRGSVFNKFLSFFILLLHLGCFIFKAKLDDRQPAKKRKKVSPLAPISSSHSRLKPHKALSSSWSYLKSIFSGKTSKTQTQPAAPILTSARSSQQSIVSMILSDQTHLPELPPRKKSTGSCEESDISTDHQFFPLRNDIFPCTACGEVFQKPQLLEQHQAIKHAVTQLLDGDSGKNIVDIIFKTGWSCKEKSPEIRRILKIHNSPKILSRFEEYREFVKAKAARNSPIKRRDERCIADGNELLRFYCSTFMCDLGLNRDSSICNQQYCSVCGIIKSGFSPKMDGISTLSTSWRAHMAFPEEIEEEFKFMNVKRAMLVCRVVAGRIGCDLEEDIDKQDSGSDSVLGRGGSGIHTRLDEEELLVFNPRAVLPCFVIVYTV